Proteins from a genomic interval of Streptomyces fodineus:
- a CDS encoding shikimate dehydrogenase — MPPRATDARRAAVLGKPIAHSLSPVLHRAAYDALGLTGWSYDRFEVDEAGLPGFLEKLGPQWAGLSLTMPLKRAVIPLVDEISDTAASVDAVNTVVFTEDGRRLGDNTDIPGMVAALREHGIEQVTSAAILGAGATASSALAALARICTGEVVAYVRSEARAAEMRQWGERLDVEVRTADWAEAEQALRAPLVIATTPAGTTDALAAAVPERPTTLFDVLYDPWPTELAARWSMFGGAVVSGLDLLVHQAVLQVEQMTGRSPAPVEAMRRAGEKALAAH, encoded by the coding sequence ATGCCACCTCGGGCAACTGACGCCCGCCGCGCCGCCGTGCTCGGTAAGCCCATCGCCCACTCCCTCTCCCCGGTGCTGCACCGAGCCGCGTACGACGCACTGGGGCTCACCGGGTGGTCGTACGACCGCTTCGAGGTCGACGAGGCCGGTCTGCCCGGCTTCCTCGAGAAGCTGGGGCCGCAGTGGGCGGGGCTGTCGCTGACCATGCCGCTGAAACGCGCGGTCATCCCGCTGGTGGACGAGATCAGTGACACGGCCGCCTCCGTCGACGCGGTCAACACGGTCGTCTTCACCGAGGACGGCCGCCGGCTCGGGGACAACACCGACATCCCGGGCATGGTGGCCGCCCTGCGCGAGCACGGCATCGAACAGGTCACCTCCGCGGCGATCCTCGGCGCCGGCGCCACCGCCTCCTCCGCGCTCGCCGCCCTCGCCCGGATCTGCACCGGCGAGGTCGTCGCCTACGTCCGCAGCGAGGCCCGTGCCGCCGAGATGCGCCAGTGGGGCGAACGGCTCGACGTGGAGGTGCGTACGGCGGACTGGGCGGAGGCCGAGCAGGCGCTGCGCGCCCCCCTGGTGATCGCCACCACCCCCGCCGGCACGACCGACGCGCTCGCCGCCGCCGTACCCGAGCGCCCCACCACCCTCTTCGACGTGCTCTACGACCCCTGGCCCACCGAGCTGGCGGCCCGCTGGTCCATGTTCGGCGGTGCCGTCGTCAGCGGCCTCGACCTGCTGGTCCACCAGGCCGTCCTCCAGGTCGAGCAGATGACCGGCCGCTCCCCGGCGCCCGTGGAGGCCATGCGCCGCGCCGGTGAGAAGGCGCTCGCCGCCCACTGA
- the aroC gene encoding chorismate synthase has translation MSRLRWLTAGESHGPALVATLEGLPAGVPITTEMVADHLARRRLGYGRGARMKFEQDEVTFLGGVRHGLTLGSPVAIMVGNTEWPKWEQVMAADPVDPEILAGLARNAPLTRPRPGHADLAGMQKYGFDEARPILERASARETAARVALGAVARSYLKETAGIEIVSHVVELCSVKAPQGVYPTPADVEKLDADPLRCLDADASKAMVAEVDQAHKDGDTLGGVVEVLAYGVPVGLGSHVHWDRKLDARLAGALMGIQAIKGVEIGDGFELARVPGSKAHDEIVSTPEGIRRVSGHAGGTEGGLSTGELLRVRAAMKPIATVPRALQTVDVTTGEATQAHHQRSDVSAVPAAGIVAEAMVALVLADAVAEKFGGDSVTETRRNVRSYLDNLAIR, from the coding sequence TTGAGCAGGCTGCGTTGGCTGACCGCGGGGGAGTCCCACGGTCCCGCACTTGTCGCGACGCTGGAGGGGCTTCCCGCCGGCGTGCCGATCACCACGGAGATGGTGGCGGACCACCTCGCGCGGCGGCGGCTCGGCTATGGCCGCGGTGCGCGGATGAAGTTCGAGCAGGACGAGGTCACCTTCCTGGGTGGTGTCCGGCACGGTCTCACCCTCGGCTCCCCGGTCGCGATCATGGTGGGCAACACCGAGTGGCCCAAGTGGGAGCAGGTCATGGCGGCCGACCCGGTCGACCCGGAGATCCTCGCGGGTCTGGCCCGTAACGCGCCGCTGACCCGCCCGCGGCCCGGCCACGCGGACCTCGCCGGCATGCAGAAGTACGGCTTCGACGAGGCCCGGCCGATCCTGGAGCGCGCCTCCGCCCGTGAGACGGCCGCCCGGGTGGCCCTCGGCGCGGTCGCGCGGTCGTACCTGAAGGAGACGGCCGGTATCGAGATCGTCAGCCACGTCGTCGAGCTCTGCTCGGTGAAGGCTCCGCAGGGCGTGTACCCCACGCCGGCCGATGTCGAGAAGCTGGACGCGGACCCGCTGCGCTGCCTGGACGCGGACGCCTCGAAGGCGATGGTCGCGGAGGTCGACCAGGCCCACAAGGACGGCGACACGCTCGGCGGTGTGGTCGAGGTGCTGGCCTACGGCGTTCCGGTCGGCCTCGGCTCGCACGTGCACTGGGACCGCAAGCTGGACGCCCGTCTCGCCGGTGCCCTGATGGGCATCCAGGCGATCAAGGGCGTCGAGATCGGCGACGGCTTCGAGCTCGCCCGGGTGCCCGGCTCCAAGGCGCACGACGAGATCGTCAGCACGCCCGAGGGCATCCGGCGTGTCTCCGGTCACGCCGGCGGCACCGAGGGCGGCCTGAGCACCGGCGAGCTGCTGCGGGTGCGGGCCGCGATGAAGCCGATCGCGACCGTGCCGCGCGCCCTGCAGACCGTGGACGTCACCACCGGCGAGGCCACCCAGGCCCACCACCAGCGCTCCGACGTCTCCGCCGTGCCGGCCGCCGGCATCGTCGCCGAGGCCATGGTCGCGCTCGTCCTCGCGGACGCGGTCGCCGAGAAGTTCGGCGGCGACTCCGTCACGGAGACCCGCCGCAACGTGCGGTCGTACCTCGACAACCTCGCGATCCGGTGA
- a CDS encoding shikimate kinase, which translates to MGVGKSTVGRLLAECLGLGYRDTDEDIVAAEGRAIADIFVDEGEPAFRAIEKRAVRTALAEHEGVLALGGGAVLDADTRALLAGHRVVYLSMDVEEAVRRTGLNVARPLLAVNPRKQWRELMEARRHLYEEVATAVVATDGRTPEEVTQAALDALELKEA; encoded by the coding sequence ATGGGCGTCGGCAAGTCCACGGTCGGCCGGCTGCTCGCCGAGTGCCTCGGCCTCGGCTACCGGGACACCGACGAGGACATCGTCGCCGCCGAGGGCCGCGCTATCGCCGACATCTTCGTCGACGAGGGCGAGCCCGCCTTCCGCGCGATCGAGAAGCGGGCCGTGCGCACCGCGCTCGCCGAGCACGAGGGCGTCCTCGCGCTCGGCGGCGGCGCCGTCCTCGACGCCGACACGCGCGCCCTGCTCGCCGGGCACCGGGTGGTCTACCTCTCGATGGACGTGGAGGAGGCCGTCAGGCGCACCGGCCTGAACGTGGCCCGGCCGCTGCTCGCGGTCAATCCGCGCAAGCAGTGGCGCGAACTGATGGAGGCCCGGCGGCACCTCTACGAGGAGGTCGCCACCGCGGTCGTGGCGACCGACGGCCGTACCCCGGAAGAGGTCACCCAAGCAGCGCTGGACGCACTGGAGTTGAAGGAAGCATGA
- the aroB gene encoding 3-dehydroquinate synthase, giving the protein MSEEVTRIQVAGTAGTDPYEVLVGRQLLGELAGLIGRRAKRVAVIHPEALAETGDALRADLAGQGYEAIAIQVPNAEEAKTAEVAAYCWKALGQSGFTRSDAVVGVGGGATTDLAGFVAATWLRGVRWIAVPTTVLAMVDAAVGGKTGINTAEGKNLVGAFHPPAGVLCDLAALDSLQVNDYVSGLAEVIKAGFIADPVILDLIESDPEAARTPAGPHTAELIERSIRVKAEVVSSDLKESGLREILNYGHTLGHAIEKNERYKWRHGAAVAVGMHFAAELGRLAGRLDDATADRHRTVLEAVGLPLYYRYDQWPKLLETMKIDKKSRGDLLRFIVLDGLAKPTVLEGPDPAVLLAAYGEVGQ; this is encoded by the coding sequence ATGAGCGAGGAAGTCACCCGGATCCAGGTCGCCGGCACGGCGGGCACCGACCCCTACGAGGTGCTGGTCGGGCGCCAACTGCTCGGCGAGCTGGCCGGGTTGATCGGCCGGCGGGCGAAGCGGGTCGCGGTGATCCACCCGGAGGCGCTGGCCGAGACCGGTGACGCGCTGCGCGCCGATCTGGCCGGGCAGGGCTACGAGGCCATCGCCATCCAGGTGCCGAACGCCGAGGAGGCCAAGACCGCCGAGGTCGCCGCCTACTGCTGGAAGGCGCTCGGCCAGTCCGGCTTCACCCGCTCCGACGCCGTCGTCGGCGTGGGCGGCGGCGCGACCACCGACCTCGCCGGTTTCGTCGCGGCGACCTGGCTGCGCGGGGTGCGCTGGATCGCCGTCCCGACGACCGTGCTCGCCATGGTGGACGCGGCGGTCGGCGGCAAGACCGGCATCAACACCGCCGAGGGCAAGAACCTCGTCGGCGCCTTCCACCCGCCGGCCGGTGTCCTGTGCGACCTGGCCGCCCTGGACTCCCTCCAGGTCAACGACTACGTCTCCGGGCTCGCCGAGGTCATCAAGGCCGGCTTCATCGCCGACCCGGTGATCCTGGACCTGATCGAGTCCGACCCCGAGGCCGCCCGGACCCCGGCGGGGCCGCACACGGCCGAGCTGATCGAGCGCTCGATCCGGGTGAAGGCGGAGGTCGTCTCCTCGGACCTGAAGGAGTCGGGCCTGCGCGAGATCCTCAACTACGGCCACACGCTGGGCCACGCCATCGAGAAGAACGAGCGCTACAAGTGGCGGCACGGCGCCGCGGTCGCGGTCGGCATGCACTTCGCCGCCGAACTCGGCCGTCTGGCGGGCCGGCTGGACGACGCGACGGCGGACCGCCACCGTACGGTCCTCGAAGCCGTCGGCCTCCCGCTGTACTACCGCTACGACCAGTGGCCCAAGCTGCTGGAGACAATGAAGATCGACAAGAAGTCCCGTGGCGACCTGCTGCGCTTCATCGTCCTCGACGGCCTGGCCAAGCCCACCGTCCTGGAGGGCCCGGACCCGGCCGTGCTGCTCGCCGCGTACGGCGAGGTCGGGCAGTAA
- a CDS encoding Pro-rich N-terminal domain-containing protein, with product MQHAVGSPLPPPHQPGQMPHAGWASAAHHPGPHPGASQGPAPVPPPPGFPAPAGAVPPTPPQPPAPQPPVAQPAAPQPAVPPTPDTTGHVPLPPGGPVGVPTAPPAPAAMPDPSATTLAVLLIGPAGAGKTSVAKYWADHRRVPTAHISLDDVREWVRSGFADPQSGWNDNSEAQYRLARRTCGFAARNFLANGISCILDDAVFPDRPVVGLGGWKRHVGPGLLPVVLLPGLDIVLERNAERTGNRRLTDEEVARIHGRMAGWYGSGLPIIDNSQLDIPGTARVLDEVLARAIASPPSW from the coding sequence ATGCAGCACGCAGTGGGGTCTCCGCTGCCGCCGCCCCACCAGCCGGGGCAGATGCCGCACGCGGGCTGGGCGTCAGCCGCACACCACCCGGGCCCGCACCCGGGAGCCTCCCAGGGGCCCGCCCCCGTGCCCCCGCCGCCGGGCTTCCCGGCCCCGGCCGGCGCCGTCCCGCCGACGCCCCCGCAGCCCCCCGCGCCGCAGCCCCCCGTCGCACAGCCTGCCGCACCGCAGCCGGCCGTCCCGCCGACGCCCGACACCACCGGTCACGTCCCCCTGCCGCCCGGCGGACCGGTCGGTGTGCCCACGGCGCCCCCGGCTCCCGCCGCGATGCCCGACCCGTCGGCCACGACCCTGGCCGTGCTGCTGATCGGCCCGGCCGGCGCGGGCAAGACCAGCGTCGCCAAGTACTGGGCGGACCACCGCCGGGTGCCCACCGCCCACATCAGCCTGGACGACGTCCGCGAATGGGTCCGCTCGGGCTTCGCCGACCCCCAGTCCGGCTGGAACGACAACTCCGAGGCCCAGTACCGCCTGGCCCGCCGCACCTGCGGCTTCGCCGCCCGCAACTTCCTCGCCAACGGCATCTCCTGCATCCTGGACGACGCCGTCTTCCCGGACCGGCCGGTCGTCGGCCTCGGCGGCTGGAAACGCCATGTGGGCCCCGGCCTGCTGCCCGTGGTCCTCCTCCCCGGCCTGGACATCGTCCTGGAGCGCAACGCCGAACGCACCGGCAACCGCCGCCTCACCGACGAGGAGGTGGCCCGCATCCACGGCCGCATGGCCGGCTGGTACGGCTCGGGCCTCCCGATCATCGACAACTCGCAACTCGACATCCCGGGCACGGCGCGTGTCCTGGACGAGGTCCTGGCCAGGGCCATAGCGAGCCCACCGAGCTGGTAA
- a CDS encoding aminopeptidase P family protein, translating to MSEVYATRRSRLRDHFTAAGTTAALVTRPANVRYLAAAAPQGSALLLGKREDLLVCTGPPEDRPCEGRPDENLRLHVLPPNGVGAGAGAGGDAALAAADLAVAQDADSLAVEEHHLTVARHRAITAVAPGLRLGDLGAAVEQLRVVKDEEEISCLRIGAEIADQALGELLESILVGRTERHLALELERRLVDHGADGPAFPTSVATGPNSGRRGHRPTDRRVEEGDFLTVCLGATYRGYRCEIGRTFVIGTSPADWQIELYDLVFAAQRAGRESLAPGAAYRDVDRAARHVLDSAGYAEALPPLTGHGVGLEIDEEPQLAPSAMGKLDACVPVTVEPGVHLPGRGGVRIDDTLVVRPEADGGPELLTITTKELLAL from the coding sequence ATGTCAGAGGTGTACGCGACCCGCCGATCCCGGCTGAGAGACCATTTCACCGCGGCCGGCACCACGGCAGCGCTCGTCACCCGCCCGGCCAACGTGCGCTATCTCGCCGCCGCGGCCCCGCAGGGCTCCGCGCTGCTGCTCGGCAAACGCGAGGACCTCCTCGTCTGCACCGGCCCACCCGAGGATCGCCCCTGCGAGGGCAGGCCGGACGAGAACCTGCGTCTGCACGTCCTCCCGCCGAACGGCGTCGGCGCAGGCGCAGGCGCCGGCGGCGACGCCGCCCTCGCGGCGGCGGACCTGGCCGTGGCCCAGGACGCCGACTCGCTGGCCGTCGAGGAACACCACCTCACGGTCGCCCGGCACCGGGCCATCACCGCCGTCGCCCCCGGGCTCCGCCTCGGCGACCTCGGCGCGGCCGTCGAGCAGCTCAGGGTGGTCAAGGACGAGGAGGAGATCTCCTGCCTGCGCATCGGCGCCGAGATCGCCGACCAGGCCCTCGGTGAGCTGCTGGAATCCATCCTGGTCGGCCGCACCGAACGGCACCTTGCACTGGAGCTGGAGCGCCGCCTGGTCGACCACGGCGCCGACGGGCCGGCCTTCCCCACGTCCGTCGCCACCGGGCCGAACTCCGGCCGCCGCGGCCACCGTCCCACCGACCGCCGGGTGGAGGAGGGCGACTTCCTCACCGTGTGCCTGGGCGCGACCTACCGCGGCTACCGCTGCGAGATCGGCCGTACCTTCGTCATCGGCACCTCGCCCGCGGACTGGCAGATCGAGCTGTACGACCTCGTCTTCGCCGCTCAGCGCGCCGGACGCGAGTCCCTGGCACCCGGCGCCGCCTACCGCGACGTGGACCGCGCAGCACGCCACGTACTGGACTCCGCCGGCTATGCGGAGGCCCTGCCACCGCTGACCGGACACGGCGTCGGACTCGAAATCGACGAGGAGCCGCAGTTGGCGCCCTCGGCCATGGGTAAACTGGACGCTTGCGTGCCGGTCACCGTCGAACCGGGGGTCCACCTCCCGGGCCGGGGCGGCGTCCGGATCGATGACACGCTCGTCGTACGCCCCGAGGCGGACGGCGGACCCGAGCTACTCACCATCACGACCAAGGAGCTGCTCGCGCTGTAG
- the efp gene encoding elongation factor P has translation MASTNDLKNGMVLKLEGGQLWSVVEFQHVKPGKGPAFVRTKLKNVLSGKVVDKTFNAGVKVETATVDKRDMQFSYMDGEYFVFMDMETYDQLHIDRKSVGDAANFLIEGFTATVAQHEGEVLFVELPAAVELTIQETEPGVQGDRSTGGTKPATLETGHQIQVPLFITTGEKIKVDTRTSDYLGRVNS, from the coding sequence GTGGCTTCCACGAACGACCTCAAGAACGGCATGGTGCTCAAGCTCGAAGGCGGCCAGCTCTGGTCCGTCGTCGAGTTCCAGCACGTCAAGCCCGGCAAGGGCCCGGCCTTCGTGCGCACCAAGCTGAAGAACGTGCTGTCCGGCAAGGTGGTCGACAAGACCTTCAACGCCGGCGTCAAGGTCGAGACCGCCACTGTCGACAAGCGCGACATGCAGTTCTCGTACATGGACGGCGAGTACTTCGTCTTCATGGACATGGAGACCTACGACCAGCTGCACATCGACCGGAAGTCCGTCGGCGACGCCGCGAACTTCCTGATCGAGGGCTTCACCGCCACCGTCGCGCAGCACGAGGGCGAGGTGCTCTTCGTCGAGCTTCCGGCCGCGGTCGAGCTGACCATCCAGGAGACCGAGCCGGGCGTCCAGGGCGACCGCTCCACCGGTGGCACCAAGCCCGCCACCCTGGAGACCGGCCACCAGATCCAGGTTCCGCTCTTCATCACCACCGGTGAGAAGATCAAGGTCGACACCCGCACCAGCGACTACCTCGGCCGGGTGAACAGCTAA
- the nusB gene encoding transcription antitermination factor NusB produces MAARNTARKRAFQILFEGDQRGADVLTVLADWIRLSRSDTRQPPVSEYTMQLVEGYAEHARRIDELIAQYAVGWTLDRMPVVDRNILRLGAYELIWVDETPDAVVLDEMVQLAKEFSTEESPSFVNGLLGRLKELKPSLRRDKA; encoded by the coding sequence GTGGCTGCCCGCAACACGGCCCGCAAGCGCGCCTTCCAGATCCTCTTCGAGGGCGACCAGCGCGGCGCCGACGTCCTGACGGTCCTCGCGGACTGGATCCGGCTGTCCCGGTCCGACACCCGGCAGCCGCCGGTCAGCGAGTACACGATGCAGCTCGTCGAGGGCTACGCGGAACACGCGAGGCGGATCGACGAGCTGATCGCCCAGTACGCCGTCGGCTGGACGCTGGACCGGATGCCGGTGGTCGACCGCAACATCCTGCGGCTGGGTGCGTACGAGCTGATCTGGGTCGACGAGACCCCGGACGCCGTCGTCCTGGACGAGATGGTGCAGCTGGCGAAGGAGTTCTCGACCGAGGAGTCGCCGTCCTTCGTGAACGGCCTGCTCGGTCGGCTCAAGGAGCTCAAGCCGTCCCTGCGCCGGGACAAGGCGTAA
- the bldD gene encoding transcriptional regulator BldD, with amino-acid sequence MSSEYAKQLGAKLRAIRTQQGLSLHGVEEKSQGRWKAVVVGSYERGDRAVTVQRLAELADFYGVPVQELLPGTTPGGAAEPPPKLVLDLERLATVPAEKAGPLQRYAATIQSQRGDYNGKVLSIRQDDLRTLAVIYDQSPSVLTEQLISWGVLDADARRAVATHEEA; translated from the coding sequence ATGTCCAGCGAATACGCCAAACAGCTCGGGGCCAAGCTCCGGGCCATCCGCACCCAGCAGGGCCTTTCCCTCCACGGTGTCGAGGAGAAGTCCCAGGGTCGCTGGAAGGCCGTGGTGGTGGGTTCGTACGAGCGTGGCGACCGTGCGGTGACCGTACAGCGGCTTGCCGAGCTGGCCGATTTCTATGGTGTTCCCGTGCAGGAGCTCCTGCCGGGCACCACGCCGGGCGGCGCCGCCGAGCCGCCGCCGAAGCTGGTTCTGGACCTGGAGCGGCTGGCCACCGTGCCGGCCGAGAAGGCGGGCCCTCTGCAGCGCTACGCGGCGACGATCCAGTCCCAGCGCGGTGACTACAACGGCAAGGTGCTCTCCATCCGCCAGGACGACCTGCGCACTCTTGCCGTCATCTACGACCAGTCCCCCTCGGTCCTCACCGAGCAGCTGATCAGCTGGGGTGTTCTGGACGCCGACGCGCGCCGCGCGGTGGCCACGCACGAAGAGGCCTGA
- the pyrR gene encoding bifunctional pyr operon transcriptional regulator/uracil phosphoribosyltransferase PyrR, translating into MDKQDSHATPQASDARPVLEGPDIARVLTRIAHEIVERAKGADDVVLLGIPTRGVFLAQRLAVKLEQITDRKVPVGSLDITMYRDDLRMHPPRALARTDIPGDGIDGKLVVLVDDVLFSGRTIRAALDALNDIGRPRAVQLAVLVDRGHRELPIRADYVGKNLPTSLRETVKVQLAEEDGRDTVLLGVKQTGQ; encoded by the coding sequence ATGGACAAGCAGGACTCGCACGCCACCCCGCAGGCGTCCGATGCGCGGCCCGTTCTCGAAGGCCCCGACATCGCACGCGTGCTGACCCGTATCGCCCACGAGATCGTCGAGCGCGCCAAGGGCGCCGACGACGTGGTGCTCCTCGGCATCCCCACCCGGGGTGTCTTCCTCGCTCAGCGGCTCGCCGTCAAGCTGGAGCAGATCACCGACCGCAAGGTCCCCGTCGGCTCGCTCGACATCACGATGTACCGCGACGACCTGCGCATGCACCCGCCGCGTGCGCTGGCCCGCACCGACATCCCCGGTGACGGCATCGACGGCAAGCTGGTCGTCCTGGTCGACGACGTGCTCTTCTCCGGCCGCACCATCCGGGCCGCCCTCGACGCCCTGAACGACATCGGGCGCCCCCGCGCGGTCCAGCTCGCGGTCCTGGTCGACCGGGGCCACCGCGAACTGCCCATCCGCGCCGACTACGTCGGCAAGAACCTCCCCACGTCGCTGCGGGAGACGGTCAAGGTCCAGCTCGCCGAGGAGGACGGTCGCGACACCGTGCTGCTCGGTGTGAAGCAGACCGGCCAGTAG
- a CDS encoding aspartate carbamoyltransferase catalytic subunit, which translates to MQRHLISAADLTRDDAVLILDTAEEMARVADRPIKKLPTLRGRTIVNLFFEDSTRTRISFEAAEKRLSADVINFSAKGSSVSKGESLKDTAQTLEAMGVDAVVIRHGASGAPYRLANSGWIDAAVINAGDGTHQHPTQALLDAFTMRRRLTGRDTGLGQDLSGRRITIVGDVLHSRVARSNVDLLHTLGAEVTLVAPPTLVPVGVETWPCEVSYDLDSTLPKCDAVMMLRVQRERMNAAFFPTEREYSRRYGLDGDRMARLPEHAIVMHPGPMVRGMEITAEVADSERCTAIEQVANGVSIRMAVLYLLLGGNEPAVTHTRPTGPEEK; encoded by the coding sequence ATGCAGCGTCATCTCATCTCGGCCGCCGACCTCACCCGCGACGACGCCGTCCTGATCCTCGACACCGCCGAGGAGATGGCCCGGGTCGCCGACCGGCCGATCAAGAAGCTGCCGACCCTGCGCGGCCGCACGATCGTCAACCTCTTCTTCGAGGACTCCACGCGCACGCGGATCTCCTTCGAGGCCGCCGAGAAGCGCCTGTCCGCCGATGTCATCAACTTCTCCGCCAAGGGATCGAGCGTCTCCAAGGGCGAGTCCCTGAAGGACACTGCCCAGACCCTGGAGGCGATGGGCGTGGACGCGGTGGTGATCCGGCACGGCGCCTCCGGAGCCCCGTACCGCCTCGCGAACTCCGGCTGGATCGACGCGGCCGTCATCAATGCCGGTGACGGCACCCACCAGCACCCCACCCAGGCCCTGCTGGACGCCTTCACCATGCGCCGCCGGCTGACCGGCCGGGACACCGGCCTCGGCCAGGACCTGTCCGGCAGGCGGATCACCATCGTCGGCGACGTCCTGCACAGCCGGGTCGCCCGCTCCAACGTGGACCTGCTGCACACCCTCGGCGCCGAGGTCACCCTGGTCGCCCCGCCCACCCTGGTGCCGGTCGGCGTCGAGACATGGCCGTGCGAGGTGTCGTACGACCTGGACAGCACGCTGCCCAAGTGCGACGCGGTGATGATGCTCCGGGTCCAGCGCGAGCGGATGAACGCCGCCTTCTTCCCGACCGAGCGCGAGTACTCCCGCCGCTACGGCCTCGACGGCGACCGCATGGCCAGGCTGCCCGAGCACGCCATCGTCATGCACCCCGGCCCGATGGTCCGCGGCATGGAGATCACCGCCGAGGTCGCCGACTCCGAGCGCTGCACCGCCATCGAGCAGGTCGCCAACGGCGTGTCCATCCGGATGGCCGTCCTGTACCTGCTGCTCGGCGGCAACGAGCCCGCCGTCACCCACACCCGCCCCACCGGTCCCGAGGAGAAGTAA
- a CDS encoding dihydroorotase — protein sequence MSKILIRGAKVLGGEPQDVLIDGETIAEVGTGLSAEGAEVVEAAGKVLLPGLVDLHTHLREPGREDSETVLTGTRAAASGGFTAVFAMANTFPVADTAGVVEQVWRLGREHGYCDVQPIGAVTVGLEGKKLAELGAMHESAAGVTVFSDDGKCVDDAVIMRRALEYVKAFGGVVAQHAQEPRLTEGAQMNEGVVSAELGLGGWPAVAEESIIARDVLLAEHVGSRVHICHLSTAGSVEIVRWAKSRGIQVTAEVTPHHLLLTDELVRTYNPVYKVNPPLRTERDVHALREALADGTIDIVATDHAPHPHEDKDCEWAAAAMGMVGLETALSVVQETMVDTGLLDWAGVADRMSVKPAQIGQATGHGRPVSAGEPANLTLVDTEYRGQVDPAGFASRSRNTPYQGRELPGRVTHTWLRGKATLVDGKLS from the coding sequence ATGAGCAAGATCCTGATCCGTGGTGCGAAGGTGCTCGGCGGCGAGCCGCAGGACGTGCTGATCGACGGCGAGACGATCGCCGAGGTGGGCACCGGTCTCAGCGCCGAGGGCGCGGAGGTGGTCGAGGCGGCCGGCAAGGTGCTGCTGCCGGGCCTGGTCGACCTGCACACCCACCTGCGCGAGCCGGGCCGTGAGGACTCCGAGACCGTGCTGACCGGCACCCGCGCGGCCGCGTCCGGCGGCTTCACGGCCGTCTTCGCCATGGCCAACACCTTCCCGGTCGCCGACACCGCCGGTGTGGTCGAGCAGGTCTGGCGGCTCGGCAGGGAGCATGGCTACTGCGACGTGCAGCCCATCGGTGCCGTCACCGTCGGCCTGGAGGGCAAGAAGCTCGCCGAGCTGGGCGCCATGCACGAGTCGGCCGCCGGGGTCACCGTCTTCTCCGACGACGGCAAGTGCGTGGACGACGCGGTGATCATGCGCCGCGCGCTGGAGTACGTGAAGGCCTTCGGCGGTGTCGTCGCCCAGCACGCGCAGGAGCCGCGGCTGACCGAGGGCGCCCAGATGAACGAGGGCGTCGTCTCGGCCGAGCTGGGCCTGGGCGGCTGGCCGGCCGTCGCCGAGGAGTCGATCATCGCGCGGGACGTGCTGCTCGCCGAGCACGTCGGCTCCCGCGTCCACATCTGCCACCTCTCGACCGCAGGCTCCGTCGAGATCGTCCGCTGGGCCAAGTCCCGCGGCATCCAGGTCACCGCCGAGGTCACCCCGCACCACCTGCTCCTCACCGACGAGCTGGTGCGCACCTACAACCCGGTCTACAAGGTCAACCCGCCGCTGCGCACCGAGCGGGACGTCCACGCCCTGCGCGAGGCCCTGGCGGACGGCACGATCGACATCGTCGCCACCGACCACGCGCCGCACCCGCACGAGGACAAGGACTGCGAGTGGGCCGCCGCCGCCATGGGCATGGTGGGCCTGGAGACCGCGTTGTCAGTGGTCCAGGAGACCATGGTCGACACGGGCCTGCTGGACTGGGCCGGCGTCGCCGACCGGATGTCCGTCAAGCCCGCGCAGATCGGACAGGCCACCGGGCACGGCCGTCCCGTCTCGGCTGGTGAGCCCGCCAACCTCACCCTCGTCGACACGGAATACCGTGGCCAGGTGGACCCCGCGGGCTTCGCCTCGCGCAGCCGCAACACCCCCTACCAGGGGCGTGAGCTGCCGGGCCGTGTGACGCACACGTGGCTGCGGGGCAAGGCCACGCTCGTCGACGGGAAGCTTTCGTGA